From Rhizobium sp. NZLR1, a single genomic window includes:
- a CDS encoding phosphoadenylyl-sulfate reductase, with product MTVNNTIAEEGPIARAEALNDALAGLDLAGRLSLVSGLGGRVVFTTSLGIEDQVIAAEIGTHRLPIDVATLQTGRLFAETLSLIEETESQYDIQIRRFEPEQADIDAYAAQYGLNGFYESVEARHACCGMRKLKPLARALEGAAIWITGLRRGQSANRAETPFAEYDAERHLLKVNPLADWDLEAIKAFVADNGVPVNPLHQRGYPSIGCEPCTRAIKPGEPERAGRWWWEQDETRECGLHVAEEAAVIAAQ from the coding sequence ATGACTGTTAACAATACGATTGCGGAAGAAGGGCCGATTGCTAGAGCCGAGGCGCTGAACGACGCACTGGCGGGTCTTGACCTCGCTGGACGTCTGTCGCTGGTCTCCGGCCTTGGCGGCCGCGTGGTGTTCACCACCTCGCTCGGCATCGAGGACCAGGTGATCGCCGCCGAGATCGGCACGCACCGCCTGCCGATCGATGTTGCGACGCTGCAGACCGGCCGGCTGTTTGCCGAGACGCTGTCGCTGATCGAAGAGACGGAAAGCCAGTACGACATTCAGATCCGCCGCTTCGAGCCTGAACAGGCCGACATCGACGCCTATGCGGCGCAATACGGCCTCAACGGTTTCTACGAGAGTGTCGAAGCCCGGCATGCCTGCTGTGGCATGCGCAAGCTGAAGCCGCTGGCGCGTGCGCTGGAAGGCGCTGCGATCTGGATCACCGGCCTGCGCCGTGGCCAATCGGCCAATCGCGCCGAAACGCCGTTTGCCGAATACGACGCCGAACGCCACCTCTTGAAAGTCAATCCGCTCGCCGATTGGGACCTGGAGGCAATCAAGGCCTTCGTGGCCGACAACGGCGTGCCGGTCAATCCGCTGCATCAGCGTGGCTATCCCTCGATCGGCTGCGAGCCCTGCACGCGGGCAATCAAGCCCGGCGAGCCGGAACGCGCCGGCCGCTGGTGGTGGGAGCAGGACGAGACGCGCGAATGCGGCCTGCATGTCGCCGAAGAGGCCGCGGTGATCGCCGCACAATAA
- a CDS encoding Rrf2 family transcriptional regulator codes for MITQKAKYALRALTVLADADADEPVMISDIAAQQKIPKKFLEQILLDLKHHGIVVSRRGKQGGYLLLKPAHTITFGEILRIVDGPLAPLPCLSITAYRKCDDCDGEQNCQIRHVFAKVADATRKVLFSTTIADAAQPARTAEVTRLLA; via the coding sequence ATGATTACGCAAAAGGCGAAATATGCGCTGCGGGCGCTGACGGTTCTGGCGGATGCCGATGCTGACGAACCGGTGATGATTTCCGATATCGCCGCGCAGCAGAAGATCCCGAAAAAGTTTCTCGAACAGATCCTGCTCGACCTGAAACATCACGGCATCGTCGTCAGCCGCCGCGGCAAGCAGGGCGGTTATCTCCTCTTGAAACCCGCCCACACCATCACCTTCGGCGAGATCCTGCGCATCGTCGACGGCCCGCTCGCGCCGCTTCCGTGCCTGTCGATCACCGCCTATCGAAAGTGCGACGATTGCGACGGCGAGCAGAACTGCCAGATCCGCCACGTCTTCGCCAAGGTGGCTGACGCCACCCGCAAGGTGCTGTTTTCGACGACCATCGCCGATGCCGCCCAGCCGGCCCGCACCGCCGAAGTCACCCGGCTGCTCGCCTGA
- a CDS encoding chloride channel protein, producing the protein MPVLYRKSRLLRRSRVLWGSLALWRPRLIFWFGAFAIGVISVGFARLADLAQRAFAGVTTSGEWSFLLPLVITPLGFMLSATLAATFFPNAQGSGIPQAIAARHLRDPEDRTRLLSLRLVFGKIVLTVLGLLSGASIGREGPTVQVGASIMLAVARFGGMAQARGLILAGSAAGIAAAFNTPLAGIVFAIEEMSRTYESRANGLVLTAVILSGLAALGLAGSYNYFGSTAVAPASLRDWELVFVCGIGGGALGAAFSGLALHIGQHVRRFTHSQPLRRMVMLATACGLAVAVIGILSDGTTFGTGYDQAKGAVEGNPLPLLFFLEKLAAGFLSMISGIPGGIFAPSLAIGAGFGSTVGQLMGSGIALAAILGMAGYFSGVVQAPMTAFVIILEMTGDHQAVIPIMAVSMIGYVTSRLLSREPLYHGLSRVFIAAAIRARRARELAES; encoded by the coding sequence ATGCCCGTGTTGTATCGCAAGTCCAGACTTCTTCGTCGATCCCGTGTTCTATGGGGTTCCCTCGCGCTCTGGCGCCCGCGGCTGATCTTCTGGTTCGGCGCCTTTGCGATCGGCGTCATCAGCGTCGGCTTTGCCAGGCTGGCGGATCTCGCCCAGCGCGCTTTTGCCGGCGTGACCACCTCCGGCGAATGGAGCTTTTTGCTGCCGCTCGTCATTACGCCGCTCGGCTTCATGCTGTCGGCCACTCTTGCCGCAACGTTTTTCCCGAATGCGCAGGGCAGCGGCATTCCGCAGGCGATTGCCGCCCGGCACCTGCGCGATCCGGAAGACCGCACCCGCCTGCTGTCGCTGCGGCTGGTCTTCGGCAAGATCGTGCTGACGGTGCTCGGGCTGCTCAGCGGCGCATCGATCGGCCGCGAAGGGCCGACCGTGCAGGTCGGCGCATCGATCATGCTGGCGGTTGCCCGCTTCGGCGGCATGGCGCAGGCCCGCGGACTGATCCTTGCCGGTTCGGCGGCCGGCATCGCCGCCGCCTTCAACACGCCGCTCGCCGGCATCGTCTTTGCGATCGAAGAGATGAGCCGGACCTATGAATCGCGCGCCAACGGCCTGGTTCTGACCGCCGTCATCCTGTCCGGCCTTGCCGCCCTCGGGCTTGCCGGCAGCTACAATTATTTCGGCTCTACCGCGGTGGCGCCGGCATCGCTGCGCGACTGGGAACTGGTGTTCGTCTGCGGCATCGGCGGCGGCGCGCTCGGTGCGGCCTTCAGCGGGCTTGCGCTCCATATCGGCCAGCATGTCCGCCGCTTCACGCATTCGCAGCCGCTGCGGCGGATGGTCATGCTGGCAACGGCCTGCGGCCTCGCCGTCGCCGTCATCGGTATCCTGTCTGATGGTACGACCTTCGGAACCGGCTACGACCAGGCGAAGGGCGCGGTCGAAGGCAATCCCCTGCCCCTGCTGTTCTTCCTCGAAAAGCTTGCTGCCGGCTTCCTGTCGATGATTTCGGGAATTCCGGGCGGCATCTTCGCGCCCTCACTCGCCATCGGCGCCGGTTTCGGCAGCACGGTCGGCCAGTTGATGGGCAGCGGCATCGCGCTTGCGGCGATCCTCGGCATGGCCGGATATTTCTCCGGCGTGGTGCAGGCGCCGATGACGGCCTTCGTCATCATTCTGGAAATGACTGGCGATCACCAGGCCGTCATCCCGATCATGGCGGTATCGATGATCGGCTACGTCACCTCGCGCCTGTTGTCGCGAGAGCCGCTCTATCACGGCCTGTCGCGCGTCTTCATTGCCGCAGCGATCAGGGCCCGGCGCGCCAGGGAACTGGCGGAAAGCTGA
- the betA gene encoding choline dehydrogenase, which produces MQADFVIIGSGSAGSALAYRLSDDGKNSVLVIEAGGSDFGPFIQMPAALAWPMSMKRYNWGYLSEPEPNLNNRRITAPRGKVIGGSSSINGMVYVRGHAEDFNRWEELGAGGWAYADVLPYFKRMEHSHGGEEGWRGSDGPLHVQRGGFTNPLFHAFIESGKQAGFETTEDYNGSKQEGFGLMEQTIFSGRRWSAANAYLKPALKRKNVGIIYGLARRIVIEDGRATGVEIERNGKIEVVKASREVIVSASSFNSPKLLMLSGIGPGGHLQEMGIEVKADRPGVGANLQDHMEFYFQQVSTKPVSLYSWLPWFWQGVAGAQWLLSKGGLGASNQFEACAFLRSAPGLKQPDIQYHFLPVAISYDGKAAAKSHGFQVHVGYNLSKSRGSVTLRSADPKADPVLRFNYMSHAEDWEKFRHCVRLTRELFGQSAFANYRGPEIQPGENVRSDEEIDAFLREHLESAYHPCGTCKMGAKDDPMAVVDPQTRVIGVEALRVADSSIFPHVTYGNLNGPSIMTGEKAADHILGKQPLARSNQEPWVNPRAAVSDR; this is translated from the coding sequence ATGCAAGCAGATTTCGTCATCATCGGCTCCGGCTCCGCCGGCTCGGCGCTCGCCTATCGCCTCTCCGACGACGGCAAGAATAGCGTCCTCGTCATTGAGGCCGGTGGCAGCGATTTCGGGCCGTTCATCCAGATGCCGGCAGCGCTTGCCTGGCCGATGAGCATGAAGCGCTACAATTGGGGCTATCTTTCCGAACCGGAGCCCAATCTCAACAACCGGCGCATCACCGCGCCGCGCGGCAAGGTGATCGGCGGCTCCTCCTCGATCAACGGCATGGTCTATGTGCGCGGCCATGCTGAGGATTTCAACCGCTGGGAGGAACTCGGCGCCGGCGGTTGGGCCTATGCCGATGTTCTCCCCTATTTCAAGCGGATGGAGCATTCGCATGGCGGCGAGGAAGGCTGGCGCGGCAGCGACGGGCCGCTGCACGTTCAGCGCGGCGGCTTCACCAATCCGCTGTTCCACGCCTTCATCGAGTCCGGCAAACAGGCGGGCTTCGAGACGACGGAGGATTATAACGGCAGCAAGCAGGAAGGCTTCGGATTGATGGAGCAGACCATCTTTTCCGGCCGCCGATGGTCAGCCGCCAACGCTTATCTGAAACCGGCGCTGAAGCGGAAAAATGTCGGGATCATCTACGGCCTGGCGCGCCGGATCGTCATCGAGGACGGCCGGGCGACCGGCGTCGAGATCGAGCGCAACGGCAAAATAGAGGTCGTCAAGGCAAGCCGCGAGGTGATCGTCTCGGCCTCTTCGTTCAATTCGCCGAAGCTGCTAATGCTGTCGGGCATCGGTCCGGGCGGCCATCTCCAAGAAATGGGCATCGAGGTGAAGGCCGACCGGCCGGGCGTCGGCGCCAACCTGCAGGACCATATGGAATTCTACTTCCAGCAGGTGAGCACCAAGCCGGTGTCGCTCTATTCCTGGCTGCCCTGGTTCTGGCAAGGCGTGGCCGGCGCGCAATGGCTGCTTTCCAAGGGCGGGCTCGGCGCCTCGAACCAGTTCGAAGCCTGTGCCTTCCTGCGCTCCGCGCCCGGGCTGAAGCAACCCGACATCCAGTACCATTTCCTGCCGGTGGCGATCAGCTATGACGGCAAGGCGGCGGCCAAAAGCCACGGCTTCCAGGTGCATGTCGGCTACAATCTGTCGAAATCGCGCGGCAGCGTGACGCTGCGCTCCGCCGATCCCAAGGCCGACCCGGTGCTGCGCTTCAACTATATGAGCCATGCCGAGGACTGGGAGAAATTCCGCCACTGCGTGCGCCTCACCCGCGAGCTCTTCGGGCAGAGCGCCTTCGCGAACTATCGAGGACCGGAAATCCAGCCGGGCGAAAATGTACGAAGCGACGAAGAGATCGACGCCTTCCTGCGCGAACATCTGGAAAGCGCCTATCACCCCTGCGGCACCTGCAAGATGGGCGCCAAGGACGATCCGATGGCAGTGGTCGATCCGCAGACCCGGGTGATCGGCGTCGAGGCCTTGCGCGTCGCCGACAGCTCGATCTTCCCGCACGTCACCTACGGCAACCTTAACGGACCGTCGATCATGACTGGCGAAAAGGCCGCCGACCATATCCTCGGCAAACAGCCGCTGGCGCGCTCGAACCAGGAACCGTGGGTCAATCCAAGGGCGGCGGTGAGCGATCGGTGA
- the betB gene encoding betaine-aldehyde dehydrogenase, translating to MKAQPKASHFIDGEYVEDTDGTVIESLYPATGEVIARLHAATPAIVEKAIAAAKRAQPEWAAMSPMARGRILKRAADIMRERNRALSELETLDTGKPIQETIVADPTSGADAFEFFGGVAPAGLNGSHIPLGQDFAYTKRVALGVCVGIGAWNYPQQIACWKAAPALICGNAMVFKPSENTPLGALKIAEILHEAGLPKGLFNVIQGDRDTGPLLVNHPDVAKVSLTGSVPTGRRVAAAAAGNLKHVTMELGGKSPLIVFNDADLDSAVGGAMLGNFYSTGQVCSNGTRVFVQKAIKAEFLKRLKARTEAMLIGDPMDEATQVGPMVSWAQREKVISYIEKGKAEGASLIAGGGIPNNVSGEGYYVQPTVFADVTDEMSIAREEIFGPVMSVLDFDDEDEVIARANASEFGLSGGVFTADLTRAHRVVDRLEAGTLWINTYNLCPVEIPFGGSKQSGFGRENSLAALEHYSELKTVYVGMGPVAAPY from the coding sequence ATGAAAGCCCAGCCGAAAGCCTCGCACTTCATCGACGGCGAATATGTCGAGGATACCGACGGCACCGTCATCGAGAGCCTCTATCCGGCCACCGGCGAGGTGATCGCCCGGCTGCACGCGGCAACGCCTGCGATCGTCGAGAAGGCGATTGCGGCCGCCAAGCGCGCCCAGCCGGAATGGGCGGCGATGAGCCCGATGGCGCGCGGGCGCATCCTCAAACGGGCGGCCGACATCATGCGCGAGAGAAACCGGGCGCTGTCCGAACTCGAAACGCTCGATACCGGCAAGCCCATCCAGGAGACGATCGTCGCCGACCCGACCTCAGGCGCCGATGCCTTCGAATTCTTCGGCGGCGTTGCGCCGGCCGGCCTCAACGGTTCGCATATCCCGCTCGGCCAGGATTTTGCCTATACCAAGCGCGTGGCGCTCGGCGTATGCGTCGGCATCGGCGCCTGGAACTATCCGCAGCAGATCGCCTGCTGGAAAGCGGCGCCGGCGCTGATCTGCGGCAATGCCATGGTGTTCAAACCCTCGGAAAACACCCCGCTCGGCGCCCTGAAGATCGCCGAAATCCTGCATGAGGCGGGGCTGCCGAAGGGGCTCTTCAACGTCATCCAGGGCGACCGCGACACCGGGCCGCTGCTCGTCAACCACCCCGATGTCGCGAAGGTGTCGCTGACCGGCTCGGTGCCGACCGGGCGCCGGGTGGCGGCGGCGGCGGCCGGCAATCTCAAGCACGTGACGATGGAGCTCGGCGGCAAGTCGCCGCTGATCGTTTTCAACGACGCCGATCTCGATTCGGCGGTGGGCGGGGCGATGCTCGGCAATTTTTATTCCACCGGCCAGGTCTGCTCGAACGGCACCCGCGTCTTCGTGCAGAAGGCGATCAAGGCCGAATTCCTGAAGCGGCTGAAGGCGCGCACCGAGGCAATGCTGATCGGCGATCCGATGGACGAGGCGACGCAGGTCGGGCCGATGGTCTCCTGGGCGCAACGTGAGAAGGTGATTTCCTACATCGAGAAGGGCAAGGCCGAGGGTGCGAGCCTGATTGCCGGCGGCGGCATTCCGAACAACGTCTCCGGCGAAGGCTATTACGTGCAGCCGACGGTGTTTGCCGATGTCACCGACGAGATGAGCATTGCCCGCGAGGAGATCTTCGGGCCCGTCATGTCGGTGCTCGATTTCGACGACGAGGACGAGGTGATCGCACGCGCCAATGCCAGCGAATTCGGGCTCTCCGGCGGCGTCTTCACTGCCGACCTCACCCGCGCCCATCGCGTCGTCGACCGGCTCGAGGCGGGCACGCTCTGGATCAACACCTACAATCTCTGCCCGGTGGAAATCCCCTTCGGCGGCTCGAAACAATCCGGCTTCGGCCGGGAGAATTCGCTGGCCGCGCTGGAGCATTATTCCGAGCTGAAGACGGTTTATGTCGGCATGGGGCCGGTGGCGGCGCCTTATTGA
- a CDS encoding HdeD family acid-resistance protein gives MTSVFNEMPASSLRSKWAWFLGLGVLLLICGLIALSNLLMATVASVFYVGMLMLAGGVIYLVHAFQLRRWDQVLFWALSGVLYVLAGICAFINPIFTSAALTLFLSIALLVAGIFRLWVGMRMRPLKGWRWIVASGVITALAGFVIALGWPVNSLWILGLFLAADLIIQGSTMIAFGLGIRS, from the coding sequence ATGACCAGCGTCTTCAACGAAATGCCCGCATCCTCGCTGCGCTCGAAATGGGCATGGTTTCTCGGCCTCGGCGTACTGCTTCTTATCTGCGGCCTCATCGCTCTCAGCAACCTGTTGATGGCGACCGTCGCCTCGGTCTTTTATGTCGGCATGCTGATGCTGGCAGGCGGCGTCATCTACCTCGTCCACGCTTTTCAGTTGCGCCGTTGGGATCAAGTGCTCTTCTGGGCCCTAAGCGGCGTCCTTTATGTGCTTGCCGGCATCTGCGCCTTCATCAATCCTATCTTTACCTCGGCGGCCTTGACCCTGTTTCTGTCCATTGCCCTGCTGGTGGCCGGCATCTTCCGTCTCTGGGTTGGAATGCGGATGCGACCGCTGAAGGGCTGGCGCTGGATCGTTGCAAGCGGCGTCATAACGGCGCTGGCCGGCTTTGTCATCGCCCTGGGCTGGCCGGTGAACAGCCTCTGGATCCTCGGCCTGTTCCTGGCCGCCGATCTCATCATCCAGGGCTCGACGATGATCGCCTTCGGCCTCGGCATCCGTAGTTGA
- a CDS encoding type II toxin-antitoxin system ParD family antitoxin produces MPMVTVSISPQQAAGIRAAVDNGGYASSSEVVREALRLWDTARKVNEFRDNVLDDEGAPSGGRCVADMFADHEAERRRSA; encoded by the coding sequence ATGCCGATGGTCACCGTTTCCATCTCTCCGCAACAGGCAGCGGGCATCCGCGCCGCCGTCGACAATGGCGGCTATGCCTCGAGCAGCGAGGTCGTCCGCGAGGCGCTCCGCCTCTGGGATACCGCCCGCAAGGTCAACGAATTCCGCGACAATGTTCTCGACGACGAGGGCGCTCCATCCGGCGGCAGATGTGTCGCCGATATGTTCGCCGATCACGAGGCCGAGCGCCGCCGCTCCGCCTGA
- a CDS encoding EAL domain-containing protein encodes MKSGTSLAANVEPGVLRRYASDQIVTFAKLVVENAFQPIVEAGTGTVFGYESLMRGQERIGYDTPVDILDEAHQAGQLLQLEQMLASRALAKFATLSNFSTSTLFLNLDVRLIPDGERLVESLLQHLRKANVPPSSICFEFSERFDNTSVPEFSALVSKLRKAGFKLAIDDFGVGHGEMKLLCDHSVDYLKIDRHFVAEIDRSPRKRHLLKSIVNIAHVLGTRVIAEGIETEAEFITCREYGVDLVQGWFISRPTTHISELAPSFPHLQELGKSKRNSQSLDEILIRKQIELLPTVYENDSIDSVFELFRRNPRQAFFPVLNANNEPRGIIHEQHLKEYIYQPFGRDLLKNKMYERSISHFVEMAPIVGLDSDAEQLMAIFANMEGSNCLILTDNMRYAGVVSAASLIKVINEKQLKTAQDQNPLTGLPGNRAIRDFMRQSGRDGDEVRHFCYCDFDNFKPFNDAYGFHLGDHAISLFAALMRRYFFAERHFLGHVGGDDFFIGVVGWTKEELTEILDRLISDFHDDVLDLYSDEHRAAGRILGHDRAGAEALFPLMRCSIGVIELPEGLVIDDINRVSAEIAVIKSAAKESEEGLIFHLLQRRASI; translated from the coding sequence ATGAAGAGCGGGACTTCCCTGGCTGCCAACGTCGAGCCCGGCGTCCTGCGCCGCTATGCTAGCGACCAGATCGTCACGTTTGCCAAGCTCGTGGTCGAGAACGCTTTTCAGCCGATCGTCGAGGCCGGCACCGGCACGGTGTTCGGCTATGAATCCCTTATGCGCGGCCAGGAGCGCATCGGCTACGACACGCCGGTCGACATTCTCGATGAGGCTCATCAGGCAGGCCAACTGCTGCAGCTGGAGCAGATGCTCGCCAGCCGCGCGCTCGCCAAATTCGCGACGCTGTCGAATTTTTCCACCTCGACGCTGTTTCTCAATCTCGATGTCCGGCTGATCCCTGATGGCGAACGCCTGGTCGAGAGCCTGCTACAGCACCTGCGAAAGGCGAATGTTCCGCCATCCTCCATCTGCTTCGAGTTCTCCGAACGCTTCGACAACACCAGCGTGCCGGAATTTTCCGCCCTGGTGTCGAAGCTTCGCAAGGCCGGTTTCAAGCTGGCGATCGACGATTTCGGCGTCGGTCACGGCGAGATGAAGCTGCTTTGCGATCATTCCGTCGATTACCTGAAGATCGACCGCCATTTCGTCGCCGAGATCGATCGCAGCCCCCGCAAGCGCCACCTGCTGAAGAGCATCGTCAACATCGCCCACGTGCTCGGCACCCGCGTCATCGCCGAAGGCATCGAGACCGAGGCCGAATTCATCACTTGCCGCGAATATGGCGTCGACCTCGTCCAGGGCTGGTTCATCTCCCGTCCGACGACGCACATATCCGAGCTGGCGCCCTCTTTCCCACATCTGCAGGAACTCGGAAAAAGCAAACGTAACAGCCAGTCGCTCGACGAAATCCTCATCCGCAAGCAGATCGAACTCTTGCCGACGGTTTACGAGAACGACAGCATCGACAGCGTCTTCGAACTCTTCCGCCGCAACCCGCGCCAGGCCTTCTTTCCCGTGCTCAACGCCAATAACGAGCCGCGCGGCATCATCCACGAGCAACACCTCAAGGAATATATCTACCAGCCCTTCGGCCGCGATCTCCTGAAGAACAAGATGTACGAGCGCAGCATCTCGCATTTCGTCGAAATGGCGCCGATCGTCGGCCTCGACAGCGACGCCGAGCAGCTGATGGCGATCTTCGCCAATATGGAAGGCAGCAACTGCCTGATCCTGACCGATAACATGCGCTATGCCGGCGTCGTCTCCGCCGCCTCGCTGATCAAGGTCATCAACGAGAAACAGCTGAAGACCGCCCAGGACCAGAACCCGCTGACCGGCCTGCCGGGCAATCGTGCCATCCGCGATTTCATGCGCCAGTCCGGCCGAGACGGCGATGAGGTCCGCCACTTCTGCTACTGCGATTTCGACAATTTCAAACCTTTCAACGATGCCTACGGCTTCCATCTCGGCGATCACGCGATCTCGTTGTTTGCCGCGCTGATGCGCCGCTATTTTTTCGCCGAGCGCCATTTCCTCGGCCACGTCGGCGGCGACGATTTCTTCATCGGCGTCGTTGGCTGGACCAAGGAGGAGCTGACGGAAATCCTCGACCGGCTGATCAGCGATTTCCACGACGATGTGCTTGACCTTTATTCCGACGAGCACCGCGCCGCCGGCCGCATCCTCGGTCACGACCGCGCCGGCGCCGAAGCCTTGTTTCCGCTGATGCGCTGCTCGATCGGCGTCATCGAACTGCCGGAAGGCCTCGTCATCGACGATATCAACCGCGTCAGCGCCGAGATCGCCGTCATCAAATCGGCCGCCAAAGAGAGCGAGGAAGGTCTCATCTTCCATCTCCTCCAGCGCCGTGCGTCTATTTAG
- a CDS encoding NAD(P)H-quinone oxidoreductase, with translation MSLPQEMRFVDLPSFGGPEVMTIGKRPLPVPGEGEVLVRAEAIGVNRPDVAQRQGSYPAPRGASPILGLELSGEIVAIGAGVSGYRVGDKVCGLANGGAYAEYCLLPAGQILPFPKGYDAVKAAALPETFFTVWANLFQMAGLTEGETVLIHGGSSGIGTTAIQLARAFGAEVYATAGSGEKCDACEKLGAKRAINYRREDFAEVIKAETGHGVDIILDMIGASYFERNLASLGKDGCLSIIAFLGGAVAEKVNLQPIMVKRLTVTGSTMRPRTAEEKRAIRDDLLSEVWPLLEAGTVAPVIHKVFAFEEVVEAHRLMEEGSHVGKIMLRLG, from the coding sequence ATGTCACTGCCTCAGGAAATGCGTTTCGTCGATCTGCCGTCCTTCGGCGGACCGGAGGTGATGACGATTGGCAAGCGCCCGTTGCCGGTGCCGGGTGAGGGCGAGGTTCTCGTCCGCGCCGAGGCGATCGGCGTCAACCGCCCCGATGTCGCCCAGCGCCAGGGCAGCTATCCCGCGCCCAGGGGTGCGAGCCCGATCCTCGGCCTGGAGCTTTCTGGCGAAATCGTCGCGATTGGCGCAGGCGTCAGCGGCTATCGCGTCGGTGACAAGGTCTGCGGTCTCGCCAATGGCGGCGCCTATGCCGAATATTGCCTGCTGCCGGCCGGCCAGATCCTGCCCTTTCCCAAGGGTTATGATGCGGTCAAGGCTGCCGCCCTTCCCGAAACCTTCTTCACCGTTTGGGCCAATCTTTTCCAGATGGCCGGGCTGACGGAAGGCGAGACCGTGTTGATCCATGGCGGTTCCAGCGGCATCGGCACGACGGCGATCCAGCTCGCCCGTGCCTTCGGCGCCGAGGTCTATGCCACGGCCGGTTCAGGTGAGAAATGCGATGCCTGCGAAAAGCTCGGCGCCAAACGGGCGATCAACTACAGACGCGAGGATTTCGCCGAGGTGATCAAGGCCGAGACCGGCCACGGCGTCGACATCATCCTTGACATGATTGGCGCCTCCTATTTCGAGCGCAATCTCGCATCGCTTGGAAAAGACGGCTGCCTGTCGATCATCGCCTTCCTCGGCGGCGCCGTTGCCGAAAAGGTCAATCTCCAGCCGATCATGGTCAAGCGGCTGACGGTCACCGGCTCCACCATGCGCCCGCGCACCGCGGAAGAAAAACGTGCCATCCGCGACGACCTGCTCTCCGAGGTCTGGCCGCTTTTGGAAGCCGGCACCGTCGCCCCCGTCATCCACAAGGTCTTTGCCTTTGAAGAGGTCGTCGAAGCCCACCGGCTGATGGAAGAGGGCAGCCACGTCGGCAAGATCATGCTTCGCCTCGGCTGA